The proteins below are encoded in one region of Coffea arabica cultivar ET-39 chromosome 4c, Coffea Arabica ET-39 HiFi, whole genome shotgun sequence:
- the LOC113739904 gene encoding RAF-like serine/threonine-protein kinase PRAF isoform X1 — protein MAFDQNSIPKDLRPLNVVRTVPEDHRIATVTSSARLVEGFYGNPPRDGSPSSAQAVYYPSTVSESGFVGLGFAGNGAIPVPVPGAVQVPVPGWVPRVVPLAPSGVLAAGGVDLGGSSFHSRGRSEGTVSDQASDGCGDDSVSGKKVKFLCSFGGNILPRPSDSALRYVGGQTRIISVRTDISFPELYRKMVDIYGQNVVIKYQLPDEDLDALVSVSCPDDLENMMDEYEKLLERSPDGSAKLRVFLFSASEVDSVGMVHIGDWHDSGQKYVEAVNGYVDVTGRPAITRKESTASATSTHSSDVNGSEAVDSTARGSGEITGPPSTCVLSPRELNSTASEEALTRTSGFDPSPAVSAEASAVPPSMLVSNSGHSPSSANVENELAKIVTANGQQKMGYEMQQVEATIPVPSPYLHPYMDPQQETGIRSDYVQNPAQMGFPTQLLGTVAPVFAQQHITPTGTTHQQFFPAVHMTMVPSSYVSMNSNLVQPQQILLEPYPTESQLGQRIGHAPADPGYNAFHPPVPHTLLGGAYGWHQIPQTEHVAYSESYVPHQQGLAPDNFPRFEDCYMCQKALPHAHSDTLARDQKESPASSDSRSIYHSLCLDDRGQPVSRAFAAGGFGESVVEQQGIGSQPKLVTNLNHEVGNPPSEGNRLAQNVEGYYAKDRIIHQRPENIEQPRIPVSQGSVGVTGGIQSPYGVLVGTIPQTSPDIAVQPVLASSQYQVTQESMMRKPTNVDVPATGGLPLQTSDYVLHESPKDISGNFPVSAPFEDNTKPVHDHLKQIDGRIENLQISPADVLPISEQSKLPTDNPIKEEILDNRSQQVVAREAYLDAAFSKPKAVLDANNSRLNDMLPISSTEVPYVQKLQQSERYEVAQPPLAGDLGIYGHSKLGVNLVPDEILRNSAFSDVDSSQLSERNGTVGEWKENAPRYHPNIVTGGIEAVQSDGSTVSSISPSYRIGDLPDSSNSLFSNQDPWNLRHETHFPPPRPIKIQIKKESFGPRDASGENRFDNGELLMGSSTGLVTDSRAEDGVAHPSGNLIIDVNSEHSRPSKGSAEELIKQELQAVAEGVAASVLQSSLPSNPDLSGHGRSESPSTSVETNEVNNIDKGGVPNVDKIEEIKAKLPEKINFGFPISDGLGPLQIIKNSDLEELRELGSGTFGTVYHGKWRGTDVAIKRINDRCFAGKASEEQRMRDDFWNEAINLADLHHPNVVAFYGVVLDGPGGSVATVTEYMVNGSLRNALQKGDRNLDKRKRLLIAMDVAFGMEYLHGKKIVHFDLKSDNLLVNLRDPHRPICKVGDLGLSKVKCQTLISGGVRGTLPWMAPELLNGSSNLVSEKVDVYSFGIVMWELVTGEEPYADLHYGAIIGGIVSNTLRPPVPESCDPDWKSLMERCWSAEPSERPSFTEIANELRLMASKLPPKGQNQQPVSSKQPQVKS, from the exons ATGGCGTTTGATCAGAATTCAATACCAAAAGATTTGCGCCCGTTGAATGTAGTTAGAACAGTGCCCGAGGACCACCGCATTGCCACAGTGACCTCGTCGGCGAGGCTTGTTGAGGGGTTTTACGGGAACCCTCCTCGCGACGGTAGCCCTAGTTCTGCTCAGGCTGTTTATTACCCTTCTACCGTGTCAGAGTCTGGGTTTGTTGGTCTGGGATTTGCTGGAAATGGTGCTATTCCCGTTCCTGTTCCTGGGGCAGTCCAGGTTCCTGTTCCTGGCTGGGTCCCGCGCGTGGTGCCTCTGGCCCCATCAGGGGTATTGGCTGCCGGTGGGGTGGATTTAGGAGGTTCGTCTTTTCATAGTCGAGGAAGGAGTGAGGGCACAGTTTCTGATCAAGCTAGTGATGGGTGTGGTGATGATTCTGTTTCAGGGAAGAAGGTCAAGTTTTTATGTAGTTTTGGGGGGAATATATTGCCAAGGCCAAGTGATTCTGCATTGAGATATGTTGGTGGGCAGACTAGGATTATTAGTGTAAGGACGGATATCAGTTTTCCTGAATTGTATCGGAAAATGGTCGATATATATGGACAGAATGTGGTCATTAAGTATCAGTTGCCTGATGAGGATCTTGATGCTCTTGTATCGGTTTCTTGTCCTGATGATCTTGAGAATATGATGGATGAGTATGAGAAGTTGCTTGAGAGGTCTCCGGATGGGTCTGCTAAGTTGAGGGTATTTTTGTTTTCTGCGTCTGAGGTTGATTCAGTGGGTATGGTCCACATTGGTGATTGGCATGATAGTGGGCAGAAGTACGTCGAGGCAGTGAATGGTTATGTGGATGTTACTGGCAGACCTGCAATCACGAGGAAGGAGAGTACTGCTAGTGCAACTTCCACTCACAGTTCGGATGTGAACGGGTCCGAGGCTGTTGACAGCACAGCCCGTGGATCAGGGGAGATTACTGGTCCACCATCTACTTGTGTGTTGTCTCCAAGGGAGTTGAATTCAACCGCTTCTGAAGAAGCTTTGACAAGAACGTCAGGTTTTGATCCAAGTCCTGCAGTTTCTGCTGAAGCTTCTGCTGTTCCACCTAGTATGCTAGTGAGCAACTCTGGTCATTCACCTTCATCTGCTAATGTGGAGAATGAGTTGGCTAAAATTGTGACTGCTAATGGGCAGCAAAAAATGGGGtatgaaatgcagcaagtggAGGCAACTATTCCAGTGCCTTCTCCTTACTTGCATCCTTACATGGATCCCCAGCAAGAAACTGGTATCCGTTCAGATTATGTTCAGAATCCTGCTCAGATGGGTTTCCCTACACAGCTTTTGGGGACTGTGGCACCTGTGTTTGCCCAACAGCATATCACTCCTACAGGTACCACCCATCAGCAGTTTTTTCCTGCAGTTCACATGACTATGGTTCCTTCCTCTTATGTCAGCATGAATTCAAATCTGGTTCAACCACAGCAAATCCTGTTGGAGCCTTATCCTACGGAAAGCCAATTAGGTCAGAGAATTGGCCATGCTCCTGCTGACCCAGGTTATAATGCATTTCATCCTCCAGTTCCTCATACATTGCTGGGTGGAGCTTATGGCTGGCATCAGATCCCCCAAACAGAACATGTGGCCTACTCTGAAAGTTATGTGCCTCATCAGCAGGGATTAGCTCCTGACAATTTCCCACGATTCGAAGACTGTTACATGTGTCAAAAAGCATTACCTCATGCCCATTCAGACACATTAGCACGAGATCAGAAGGAGAGCCCTGCAAGCTCTGATTCAAGATCAATATATCATAGTCTCTGTTTAGATGATAGAGGGCAGCCAGTTAGTAGGGCCTTTGCAGCTGGAGGTTTTGGGGAATCTGTGGTTGAACAACAGGGAATTGGGTCTCAACCAAAACTAGTGACTAATCTAAATCATGAAGTTGGAAACCCTCCGTCAGAGGGCAATAGATTAGCACAGAATGTAGAGGGTTACTATGCCAAGGATAGGATTATTCACCAAAGGCCAGAAAATATCGAGCAGCCTAGGATTCCAGTTTCACAAGGTTCGGTAGGAGTGACTGGAGGTATTCAATCTCCTTATGGGGTCCTTGTGGGTACCATTCCGCAAACATCCCCTGATATTGCAGTCCAGCCAGTCCTTGCTTCAAGTCAATACCAAGTTACACAGGAATCTATGATGAGAAAACCGACTAATGTTGACGTTCCTGCAACTGGAGGCTTGCCTTTGCAGACATCTGATTATGTGCTGCATGAATCTCCAAAAGATATTTCTGGTAATTTTCCTGTCTCAGCTCCTTTTGAAGATAACACCAAGCCTGTTCATGACCATCTCAAACAGATTGATGGGAGGATTGAGAATCTCCAGATAAGCCCTGCTGACGTGTTACCCATCAGTGAGCAGAGTAAATTGCCAACTGATAATCCCATAAAAGAAGAGATCTTAGACAATAGATCCCAGCAGGTTGTTGCGAGGGAGGCATATTTAGATGCCGCCTTTAGCAAACCAAAAGCTGTTCTTGATGCGAACAACTCAAGGTTAAATGACATGTTGCCTATTTCTTCAACTGAGGTTCCTTATGTGCAGAAATTGCAGCAATCAGAACGTTATGAGGTAGCACAGCCTCCTCTGGCAGGTGATCTTGGGATATATGGTCATTCAAAACTTGGCGTAAATTTGGTTCCAGATGAGATATTGCGCAATAGTGCTTTCTCTGATGTTGATTCATCTCAATTATCTGAAAGAAATGGTACTGTGGGTGAATGGAAGGAAAATGCTCCACGATACCACCCGAATATTGTCACTGGTGGTATTGAAGCTGTTCAATCAGATGGAAGTACCGTGTCATCTATATCTCCATCTTATAGGATAGGAGATTTGCCAGACAGCTCAAACTCACTGTTTAGCAACCAGGACCCTTGGAATTTGCGGCATGAGACGCATTTCCCTCCACCTAGGCCTattaaaattcaaataaaaaaggaaTCTTTTGGTCCTAGGGATGCTTCTGGCGAGAATCGTTTTGACAATGGTGAATTGTTGATGGGCAGTAGCACGGGCTTGGTCACAGATTCGAGGGCAGAGGATGGAGTTGCCCATCCCTCAGGCAATCTGATCATAGATGTAAATTCAGAGCATTCACGGCCCAGTAAAG GTTCAGCTGAGGAACTGATCAAGCAAGAACTTCAGGCTGTTGCTGAGGGTGTAGCAGCTTCTGTCCTTCAATCTTCTCTGCCTTCAAATCCTGATTTATCAGGACACGGGAGGAGTGAATCACCTTCTACAAGCGTTGAAACCAACGAAGTTAACAATATTGATAAAGGAGGAGTGCCGAATGTAGATAAAATTGAG GAAATCAAGGCCAAATTGCCGGAGAAGATAAATTTTGGGTTCCCTATTTCAGATGGCCTTGGCCCCTTACAG ATTATTAAGAATAGCGATCTTGAAGAGCTAAGAGAATTGGGTTCTGGTACTTTTGGTACCGTTTATCATGGGAAGTGGAGGGGTACAGATGTTGCAATTAAAAGAATCAATGATAGATGCTTTGCGGGGAAGGCATCAGAAGAACAACGCATG AGAGATGATTTCTGGAATGAGGCAATCAACCTTGCTGATTTGCACCACCCAAATGTGGTTGCGTTTTATGGTGTTGTGCTTGATGGTCCTGGAGGCTCTGTTGCTACTGTTACGGAATACATGGTTAATGGGTCACTGAGGAATGCTTTGCAGAAAGGTGACAG GAATCTTGATAAGCGCAAGCGTCTTTTGATTGCTATGGATGTTGCATTTGGGATGGAATACTTGCATGGGAAGAAAATTGTACATTTTGACTTGAAAAGTGATAATCTATTGGTAAATCTCCGTGACCCACACCGCCCAATATGCAAG
- the LOC113739904 gene encoding RAF-like serine/threonine-protein kinase PRAF isoform X2 → MAFDQNSIPKDLRPLNVVRTVPEDHRIATVTSSARLVEGFYGNPPRDGSPSSAQAVYYPSTVSESGFVGLGFAGNGAIPVPVPGAVQVPVPGWVPRVVPLAPSGVLAAGGVDLGGSSFHSRGRSEGTVSDQASDGCGDDSVSGKKVKFLCSFGGNILPRPSDSALRYVGGQTRIISVRTDISFPELYRKMVDIYGQNVVIKYQLPDEDLDALVSVSCPDDLENMMDEYEKLLERSPDGSAKLRVFLFSASEVDSVGMVHIGDWHDSGQKYVEAVNGYVDVTGRPAITRKESTASATSTHSSDVNGSEAVDSTARGSGEITGPPSTCVLSPRELNSTASEEALTRTSGFDPSPAVSAEASAVPPSMLVSNSGHSPSSANVENELAKIVTANGQQKMGYEMQQVEATIPVPSPYLHPYMDPQQETGIRSDYVQNPAQMGFPTQLLGTVAPVFAQQHITPTGTTHQQFFPAVHMTMVPSSYVSMNSNLVQPQQILLEPYPTESQLGQRIGHAPADPGYNAFHPPVPHTLLGGAYGWHQIPQTEHVAYSESYVPHQQGLAPDNFPRFEDCYMCQKALPHAHSDTLARDQKESPASSDSRSIYHSLCLDDRGQPVSRAFAAGGFGESVVEQQGIGSQPKLVTNLNHEVGNPPSEGNRLAQNVEGYYAKDRIIHQRPENIEQPRIPVSQGSVGVTGGIQSPYGVLVGTIPQTSPDIAVQPVLASSQYQVTQESMMRKPTNVDVPATGGLPLQTSDYVLHESPKDISGNFPVSAPFEDNTKPVHDHLKQIDGRIENLQISPADVLPISEQSKLPTDNPIKEEILDNRSQQVVAREAYLDAAFSKPKAVLDANNSRLNDMLPISSTEVPYVQKLQQSERYEVAQPPLAGDLGIYGHSKLGVNLVPDEILRNSAFSDVDSSQLSERNGTVGEWKENAPRYHPNIVTGGIEAVQSDGSTVSSISPSYRIGDLPDSSNSLFSNQDPWNLRHETHFPPPRPIKIQIKKESFGPRDASGENRFDNGELLMGSSTGLVTDSRAEDGVAHPSGNLIIDVNSEHSRPSKGSAEELIKQELQAVAEGVAASVLQSSLPSNPDLSGHGRSESPSTSVETNEVNNIDKGGVPNVDKIEEIKAKLPEKINFGFPISDGLGPLQIIKNSDLEELRELGSGTFGTVYHGKWRGTDVAIKRINDRCFAGKASEEQRMRDDFWNEAINLADLHHPNVVAFYGVVLDGPGGSVATVTEYMVNGSLRNALQKGDRNLDKRKRLLIAMDVAFGMEYLHGKKIVHFDLKSDNLLVNLRDPHRPICKVGDLGLSKVKCQTLISGGVRGTLPWMAPELLNGSSNLVDVYSFGIVMWELVTGEEPYADLHYGAIIGGIVSNTLRPPVPESCDPDWKSLMERCWSAEPSERPSFTEIANELRLMASKLPPKGQNQQPVSSKQPQVKS, encoded by the exons ATGGCGTTTGATCAGAATTCAATACCAAAAGATTTGCGCCCGTTGAATGTAGTTAGAACAGTGCCCGAGGACCACCGCATTGCCACAGTGACCTCGTCGGCGAGGCTTGTTGAGGGGTTTTACGGGAACCCTCCTCGCGACGGTAGCCCTAGTTCTGCTCAGGCTGTTTATTACCCTTCTACCGTGTCAGAGTCTGGGTTTGTTGGTCTGGGATTTGCTGGAAATGGTGCTATTCCCGTTCCTGTTCCTGGGGCAGTCCAGGTTCCTGTTCCTGGCTGGGTCCCGCGCGTGGTGCCTCTGGCCCCATCAGGGGTATTGGCTGCCGGTGGGGTGGATTTAGGAGGTTCGTCTTTTCATAGTCGAGGAAGGAGTGAGGGCACAGTTTCTGATCAAGCTAGTGATGGGTGTGGTGATGATTCTGTTTCAGGGAAGAAGGTCAAGTTTTTATGTAGTTTTGGGGGGAATATATTGCCAAGGCCAAGTGATTCTGCATTGAGATATGTTGGTGGGCAGACTAGGATTATTAGTGTAAGGACGGATATCAGTTTTCCTGAATTGTATCGGAAAATGGTCGATATATATGGACAGAATGTGGTCATTAAGTATCAGTTGCCTGATGAGGATCTTGATGCTCTTGTATCGGTTTCTTGTCCTGATGATCTTGAGAATATGATGGATGAGTATGAGAAGTTGCTTGAGAGGTCTCCGGATGGGTCTGCTAAGTTGAGGGTATTTTTGTTTTCTGCGTCTGAGGTTGATTCAGTGGGTATGGTCCACATTGGTGATTGGCATGATAGTGGGCAGAAGTACGTCGAGGCAGTGAATGGTTATGTGGATGTTACTGGCAGACCTGCAATCACGAGGAAGGAGAGTACTGCTAGTGCAACTTCCACTCACAGTTCGGATGTGAACGGGTCCGAGGCTGTTGACAGCACAGCCCGTGGATCAGGGGAGATTACTGGTCCACCATCTACTTGTGTGTTGTCTCCAAGGGAGTTGAATTCAACCGCTTCTGAAGAAGCTTTGACAAGAACGTCAGGTTTTGATCCAAGTCCTGCAGTTTCTGCTGAAGCTTCTGCTGTTCCACCTAGTATGCTAGTGAGCAACTCTGGTCATTCACCTTCATCTGCTAATGTGGAGAATGAGTTGGCTAAAATTGTGACTGCTAATGGGCAGCAAAAAATGGGGtatgaaatgcagcaagtggAGGCAACTATTCCAGTGCCTTCTCCTTACTTGCATCCTTACATGGATCCCCAGCAAGAAACTGGTATCCGTTCAGATTATGTTCAGAATCCTGCTCAGATGGGTTTCCCTACACAGCTTTTGGGGACTGTGGCACCTGTGTTTGCCCAACAGCATATCACTCCTACAGGTACCACCCATCAGCAGTTTTTTCCTGCAGTTCACATGACTATGGTTCCTTCCTCTTATGTCAGCATGAATTCAAATCTGGTTCAACCACAGCAAATCCTGTTGGAGCCTTATCCTACGGAAAGCCAATTAGGTCAGAGAATTGGCCATGCTCCTGCTGACCCAGGTTATAATGCATTTCATCCTCCAGTTCCTCATACATTGCTGGGTGGAGCTTATGGCTGGCATCAGATCCCCCAAACAGAACATGTGGCCTACTCTGAAAGTTATGTGCCTCATCAGCAGGGATTAGCTCCTGACAATTTCCCACGATTCGAAGACTGTTACATGTGTCAAAAAGCATTACCTCATGCCCATTCAGACACATTAGCACGAGATCAGAAGGAGAGCCCTGCAAGCTCTGATTCAAGATCAATATATCATAGTCTCTGTTTAGATGATAGAGGGCAGCCAGTTAGTAGGGCCTTTGCAGCTGGAGGTTTTGGGGAATCTGTGGTTGAACAACAGGGAATTGGGTCTCAACCAAAACTAGTGACTAATCTAAATCATGAAGTTGGAAACCCTCCGTCAGAGGGCAATAGATTAGCACAGAATGTAGAGGGTTACTATGCCAAGGATAGGATTATTCACCAAAGGCCAGAAAATATCGAGCAGCCTAGGATTCCAGTTTCACAAGGTTCGGTAGGAGTGACTGGAGGTATTCAATCTCCTTATGGGGTCCTTGTGGGTACCATTCCGCAAACATCCCCTGATATTGCAGTCCAGCCAGTCCTTGCTTCAAGTCAATACCAAGTTACACAGGAATCTATGATGAGAAAACCGACTAATGTTGACGTTCCTGCAACTGGAGGCTTGCCTTTGCAGACATCTGATTATGTGCTGCATGAATCTCCAAAAGATATTTCTGGTAATTTTCCTGTCTCAGCTCCTTTTGAAGATAACACCAAGCCTGTTCATGACCATCTCAAACAGATTGATGGGAGGATTGAGAATCTCCAGATAAGCCCTGCTGACGTGTTACCCATCAGTGAGCAGAGTAAATTGCCAACTGATAATCCCATAAAAGAAGAGATCTTAGACAATAGATCCCAGCAGGTTGTTGCGAGGGAGGCATATTTAGATGCCGCCTTTAGCAAACCAAAAGCTGTTCTTGATGCGAACAACTCAAGGTTAAATGACATGTTGCCTATTTCTTCAACTGAGGTTCCTTATGTGCAGAAATTGCAGCAATCAGAACGTTATGAGGTAGCACAGCCTCCTCTGGCAGGTGATCTTGGGATATATGGTCATTCAAAACTTGGCGTAAATTTGGTTCCAGATGAGATATTGCGCAATAGTGCTTTCTCTGATGTTGATTCATCTCAATTATCTGAAAGAAATGGTACTGTGGGTGAATGGAAGGAAAATGCTCCACGATACCACCCGAATATTGTCACTGGTGGTATTGAAGCTGTTCAATCAGATGGAAGTACCGTGTCATCTATATCTCCATCTTATAGGATAGGAGATTTGCCAGACAGCTCAAACTCACTGTTTAGCAACCAGGACCCTTGGAATTTGCGGCATGAGACGCATTTCCCTCCACCTAGGCCTattaaaattcaaataaaaaaggaaTCTTTTGGTCCTAGGGATGCTTCTGGCGAGAATCGTTTTGACAATGGTGAATTGTTGATGGGCAGTAGCACGGGCTTGGTCACAGATTCGAGGGCAGAGGATGGAGTTGCCCATCCCTCAGGCAATCTGATCATAGATGTAAATTCAGAGCATTCACGGCCCAGTAAAG GTTCAGCTGAGGAACTGATCAAGCAAGAACTTCAGGCTGTTGCTGAGGGTGTAGCAGCTTCTGTCCTTCAATCTTCTCTGCCTTCAAATCCTGATTTATCAGGACACGGGAGGAGTGAATCACCTTCTACAAGCGTTGAAACCAACGAAGTTAACAATATTGATAAAGGAGGAGTGCCGAATGTAGATAAAATTGAG GAAATCAAGGCCAAATTGCCGGAGAAGATAAATTTTGGGTTCCCTATTTCAGATGGCCTTGGCCCCTTACAG ATTATTAAGAATAGCGATCTTGAAGAGCTAAGAGAATTGGGTTCTGGTACTTTTGGTACCGTTTATCATGGGAAGTGGAGGGGTACAGATGTTGCAATTAAAAGAATCAATGATAGATGCTTTGCGGGGAAGGCATCAGAAGAACAACGCATG AGAGATGATTTCTGGAATGAGGCAATCAACCTTGCTGATTTGCACCACCCAAATGTGGTTGCGTTTTATGGTGTTGTGCTTGATGGTCCTGGAGGCTCTGTTGCTACTGTTACGGAATACATGGTTAATGGGTCACTGAGGAATGCTTTGCAGAAAGGTGACAG GAATCTTGATAAGCGCAAGCGTCTTTTGATTGCTATGGATGTTGCATTTGGGATGGAATACTTGCATGGGAAGAAAATTGTACATTTTGACTTGAAAAGTGATAATCTATTGGTAAATCTCCGTGACCCACACCGCCCAATATGCAAG
- the LOC113738831 gene encoding putative disease resistance RPP13-like protein 3 — protein MADPVISLVVERTGDLLIQKIVFLKGVRGQVERLQNDLVRMQCFLKDADQRQDEDARIRNWVSEIRAAAYDAEDIIEIFANKIESIRDKGFVTRLAYCPWRIVSLNKIGREIGSLQTRLDNIAASREKFGIKNLGEGTSTHGEELQRLRRSSPLSEDKDIVGFEEMTKSLVTELLKEDRNRRVVSIIGMGGAGKTTLAKKVYNHVDLMTRFNCRAWVCVSSSYNHKETLRTIIKQLHPMTNELLDMLEKMQEQDLEQRLYQDLQDKRYLVVLDDVWEEEAWDCLVRNAFPDSSTSSKLLLTSRNRDVAIHADALSIPHELKTLGKEDSWQLFLRKALAHGDNAGCPPDLEEVGREIVRRCDGLPLAITVVGGLLLGKKELKSEWEKVLNSFNRNLSRSQSGVSAILELSYADLPPNLKFCFLYLGLFPEASVISVPKLIHMWVAEGIMQNRDAENLEETAAYDDVERLCGRNMVQVVETTVDARIKRCRVHDLLRELAIRKAEDENFFQIHDTSDGKISAKSRYLAVHSLPLDKNYFGTSIPPLRSLLFFNVHDYREDISLSFKSFRKLRMLDLENVRMGNLPKEIGEVRLLRYLGLRGTSIRGLPHSFGCLRYLQTLDIRNLEPVTVSDFIWKLESLRHLYAYDIECDVPLKIEGLRNLQTLSRIRFDDIMHNNMITLTSLQKLGIWVDDRSEIDKLCMHLSEVGSLKTLHLYCNTESEWPSLDGLSKLHHVTELKLSGSALTMLPPDFPPNLSRLSLKHTDLTDDPMPVLEKLGQLSFLKMKDAYKGPQLVISRHGFHQLKFLELNSLSGLEEIQGEEGALLQLRCLRIRKCRELRKLPELPPTCTLDVIHEWDPSVGLLLLPLVVPLVPLLLCHIM, from the coding sequence ATGGCTGACCCTGTTATCTCTCTTGTTGTTGAGAGAACTGGTGATCTGCTGATTCAAAAAATTGTTTTCCTGAAAGGTGTTCGAGGCCAAGTTGAGAGACTTCAAAATGATCTGGTCCGGATGCAGTGTTTCCTGAAAGATGCTGATCAGAGGCAAGATGAAGATGCGAGGATCCGCAACTGGGTTTCTGAAATCAGAGCTGCTGCCTACGATGCGGAGGATATCATTGAGATCTTTGCCAACAAAATTGAAAGTATAAGAGATAAGGGATTTGTGACTAGATTGGCATATTGTCCCTGGCGGATTGTGAGCCTTAACAAGATCGGTAGAGAGATTGGGTCCTTACAGACAAGGCTCGATAACATAGCCGCTAGCCGCGAAAAGTTTGGTATCAAAAATCTTGGAGAGGGAACGAGTACACATGGAGAAGAGCTTCAACGGCTCCGGCGGTCCTCTCCTCTCAGCGAGGACAAGGATATTGTGGGCTTCGAGGAGATGACAAAATCCCTGGTGACAGAACTCTTGAAAGAGGACAGAAACCGCCGCGTGGTTTCAATCATTGGCATGGGAGGTGCTGGTAAGACAACTCTAGCCAAAAAAGTTTATAACCATGTTGACCTCATGACTAGATTCAACTGCCGTGCTTGGGTATGCGTCTCTTCAAGCTACAATCACAAAGAGACGCTGAGGACAATCATAAAGCAATTACATCCGATGACTAATGAGCTACTTGACATGTTGGAAAAGATGCAGGAGCAGGACTTGGAACAAAGGCTCTATCAAGATCTACAAGATAAACGTTATCTTGTGGTACTTGATGATGTATGGGAGGAAGAAGCGTGGGATTGTCTAGTCAGGAATGCCTTTCCTGATAGTAGCACATCAAGTAAATTGCTACTTACAAGTCGCAATCGGGATGTTGCCATACACGCAGATGCTCTTAGCATCCCGCATGAGCTGAAAACATTGGGGAAGGAGGATAGCTGGCAGTTGTTTCTCAGAAAGGCCTTAGCCCACGGGGATAATGCTGGGTGTCCTCCAGATTTGGAAGAAGTAGGCAGAGAGATTGTAAGGAGATGTGATGGTCTGCCACTGGCCATCACAGTTGTAGGTGGGCTGCTACTGGGCAAGAAAGAGTTGAAGAGTGAATGGGAGAAAGTTCTCAACAGCTTCAACAGAAACCTCTCAAGGAGCCAGAGTGGAGTATCGGCAATTCTGGAATTAAGTTATGCAGATCTTCCTcccaatctgaaattttgctttTTGTATTTGGGTTTGTTTCCCGAAGCCTCCGTGATTTCTGTGCCCAAGTTGATCCATATGTGGGTTGCAGAGGGAATAATGCAGAACAGAGATGCAGAAAATTTGGAGGAAACTGCAGCATATGATGACGTGGAACGACTTTGTGGCAGGAATATGGTCCAGGTGGTGGAAACGACTGTTGATGCGAGGATTAAAAGGTGCAGAGTCCATGATTTACTGCGAGAGCTTGCAATCAGGAAGGCAGaggatgaaaatttttttcagaTCCATGACACCAGTGATGGTAAAATATCAGCCAAATCCAGGTACCTTGCTGTTCATAGTCTCCCTTTGGATAAAAACTATTTTGGGACTTCGATCCCTCCTCTCCGGTCTCTGCTTTTTTTTAATGTCCACGATTACAGGGAAGACATTAGTCTTAGTTTCAAAAGTTTCAGAAAGCTTAGGATGCTAGACCTCGAGAATGTTAGGATGGGTAATTTGCCAAAAGAAATTGGTGAAGTCAGGCTTCTAAGATACCTCGGTTTAAGAGGCACATCCATTCGAGGGCTCCCTCATTCCTTCGGTTGCTTGCGATACCTACAAACTCTTGACATACGGAACTTAGAGCCAGTGACAGTTTCTGATTTcatttggaagcttgaaagtttaCGGCATCTATATGCGTATGATATTGAATGTGATGTGCCTCTTAAGATTGAAGGATTGAGGAATCTCCAAACTCTGTCCCGCATACGCTTTGATGACATTATGCACAATAACATGATAACTCTGACAAGTCTTCAGAAACTGGGGATTTGGGTGGATGACAGGTCAGAAATAGACAAACTCTGCATGCATTTATCTGAGGTTGGAAGTCTGAAGACGTTACATCTTTATTGTAATACAGAAAGCGAGTGGCCATCTCTAGATGGACTGTCTAAGCTCCATCATGTAACAGAGCTCAAGCTATCCGGGAGCGCTTTGACAATGCTGCCTCCTGATTTCCCTCCAAATCTCTCTCGCTTGTCTTTGAAACACACAGATCTCACGGATGACCCAATGCCAGTACTAGAGAAGTTGGGACAGCTGTCATTCCTCAAAATGAAAGATGCATACAAGGGACCGCAGCTAGTCATTTCTAGGCATGGGTTTCACCAATTGAAATTCCTTGAGCTCAACAGCCTATCTGGTTTGGAGGAAATACAGGGGGAGGAAGGTGCATTGCTACAGCTCCGGTGCCTGAGAATCAGGAAGTGCCGCGAATTACGGAAATTGCCGGAATTGCCGCCTACATGTACTCTTGATGTAATTCATGAGTGGGATCCTTCGGTGGGTCTGCTACTGCTTCCACTGGTTGTTCCACTGGTTCCACTACTCTTGTGCCATATCATGTag